TCCACCTGAGCTTAAAGATTCTATGATGAACAATATTTTCATTTGTAATCCATATAAGTTTAATAATCAAAGATATTCAATAAAAAACATCAATTATATATTATTTTGTTTTAACCATTCATCCAAGAACAATAAAGACCAAATTTTTTGGCTGTAATCTCTAATTCCCTTTTGATGATTGTTTAAAATTTTCTCAACAACGGGTTTCCCTAAATAATTGTACAGTTTTTCACTACTCCTTAATGTGTCATTAGCATAATGTTTTAAATCCCCTTTAAACCAAGTATCTAAAGGAATTGCAAAGCCTTGTTTTTTATGTGAAATAATTTCAGGTGGTAATATTTTAGAAAAGGTTTCTTTCAATATATATTTTTTAACTCCCGCTTTTAATTTTAATTCAGATGGGATGGTAAAACTCAATTCGGCAAATTTATGGTCTAAGAGTGGTACTCTAGCTTCCAGGGAATTCATCATCGAAGCTCGGTCAACTTTAGTTAAAATATCATCAACCATATAAGTTTTCATATCTAATTGCTGCATTCTTGTTAAAAAATTGGCATTTGAAGTTTTTATTAAATTGATTTTTAGATTTTCGGAATAATTCTTTGCCAATCTCGACTGAATATCAGGCAGTAATAAATCCTCTCTTTCATAATCTTTCCATAAATTAAAATAAGCATTAATATTATTTTTATCTTTAGATAAATAATAGGACATTCCTTTCCCATAAATATGATCTGGAATCATTTTATTGAGCAATGAGAAAAATAATTTGGGATAATATTTTTTTCTATGTAAAGAAATCATCTTATCGTATGAACTATATCCTGCAAATAGTTCATCACCGCCATCTCCAGAAAGAGCCACGGTTACATGTTCTCGGGTATATTTTGACACATAATATGTTGGAATGGCTGAACTATCAGCGAATGGCTCGTCATATGCTTTCACTAAATCTGGTAATAACTCGATAGATTCTGGCTCAACTATAAACTCATGATGCTCCGTCTTATATCTTTCGGCAACAAGCTGAGCATATTTTAATTCATTGTATTTTTCTTCCTTAAAGCCAATAGAGAAAGTTTTAATCGGTTGCTTCGAATTTAAAGCCATTAATGCTACAACGATACTAGAGTCAACACCACCACTTAAAAAAGCTCCCAAAGGCACATCACTTATCATACGCATTTTGACTGCTTTGCTTAATTCTTCATACATCGCTTCTTTCCAATAGGCTTCTGATTTAGAATAATCAGGTGTGTAGGTAATATCCCAATATTTTTTTATGGTAAGTTTTTCTTTTTCATTAGGTCTTAACATAAAACTACAACCAGGTTCTAATTTTTGTATTTCATTGTAAATGGATTGATTTCTAGGAGTATAACCATAAGCGAAATAATAGTCAAGTGATTCTAATCGTAAACTACTTTTAACATTTTCAGCAGCCACAATTGATTTAACCTCGGAACCCCAAACAAATTTTTCATTATCTATATAATAATGAAAGGGTTTAATTCCAAACCGATCCCTAGCACCGAAAAGCTGCTTTTTATGATCATCCCATATAACAAAAGCGAACATCCCTCGTAAATGATCAACACAATTTTCACCATACTCTTGATAAAGGTTAACAATAACCTCTGTATCAGTGTTGGTTCTAAATTTATATCCTTTTTTTTCTAAAGCAATACGATTTTCCTTGAAATTATAAACCTCTCCATTAAATGTTATCCATAATGTACCCTCAAAATTGGACAAAGGTTGATGACCAGTATGTAAGTCTATAATACTTAGTCTGCGAAAGGCAAGTCCAACATTATTATTATAATAATGACCTTCATCATCTGGGCCACGATGTTTTATAACATCAGACATTTTCTTTAATTCGTTTAAAGAGACTGTTCTGTTTTCATCAAAAAATATTTTTCCGGCTATTCCGCACATAAAACTTAATTAGTTAGTTAGTAGTTCCTTTAAATTAGCTGCGTATGTTTTATAATTAAAAACGTCTACTCCCAATTCATGCCCTTTTAATCCTACAGTATTTGCAAGTGCAGGTTGTTCAATAATTAAGTTGAGTTTATCGGTAAGACTATCGCTATTATCTGTTTTTGCAATAAAAGCATTTTTACCATCGTTAAAAAACTCTGTAATTGCCCCAGAATCTGAAGTAATAATAGGTCTTTTAGAAGCGGTATATTCACATATTTTGAATGGGAATCTGGCCATATCTTGTAAATTATTACTTACCGGAATCAAAAGAGCTCTTGCTGATTTATAATACGAAATTAAATCGATATAGGTCAATTTAGATAATATATCTATATTATTTTGACATTCCTTTTGAGTGATATACGCATGTAGTTGATTTAATTGTTCTTGACTTCCGTTTACCACCAATTTTAAATGGTAGTCGTTTCCTAATGATTTCGAATTGGTAAATGCATTTATAATAAATTTAATGACATCCATATATACAGCTGAACCACAAAAAAGAAAAAACGAGACATCCTTATACTTAGGGTCAATAGTATCGAAATATGAGAAATCAATAATCGGTGGAATTTTAATCTTTTTTTTATTTTGGTTTATTTTATTTACATGATTTTCTAAATACTTACTAATAACAATAATTTTGTCTGTATAATCCAAAAAATGAGTGTCAAAATTATTTTTAATATCTTGTAATTGTTTCTTATCTCTATTTCCGAGTGACCCCATAATTTCCACATAATCATAAATCAACTCCATTTTTAAAACTCTGGATAAGAAATAATAGTATTTTAATTTTTTTAAATGAATGGAATTATTAAATATATGTGTAGCATTTTTAAAAAATTTATAATAAAATATCGTAAAGAATTCTAACAAACTTCCCAATTTTTTTAAAACATTTCTAAAAATAAAATTAGTTGGACGATATGGTATAATAGAACAATAAATATAATCTACACCTTGAAAATTACCCTGAGCCACCATATTTTCCCTATCAGTAATATGCTTTGAATGGCTCCCGCCATTATTAATTACAGTAACTTTATAGCCTGCTTCCAATAATGCCTTTGCTAATTGAATCTGACGTTGTATAGCGGCAGACCCAAAAGGAAATCCATTTGTTCCTGTAAAAAGTATTCTTTTATTCTTATTCAATTTATCTCTTTAAAAATTTAGATTTATTCAATGTAAGCTTGCTTTTTAGCTTATATAATTGTTATATATCGATTTTATCCCCTTATCTAAAGTTGTTTGATATTTCCATCCTAAGTTGTTTATTTTTGAAACATCAAGAAGTTTTCTAGAAGTGCCATCAGGCATTTTTGTATTCCAGTCAAAATTTCCTTTAAAACCAACAATATTTTTAATTTTATGTGCCAATTCTATTATGCTAAGATCAACCCCACAACCAATATTAATATGGGTGTTTTTAATTTCATTAGTATGAGGTTCTACATCTTTAAAATTAACATGCTCCATAATGTAACAACATGCACTGGCCATATCATCTGCATTCAAAAATTCACGCATTGGTTTGCCTGAACCCCATAAAGTAATACTTACATTGTTTGAACCATTTACTTGATTATGATTAATACCATACTTTTTTAAAATATTCAATATTTCCGTTGTGGTATCATTGCCATCAATCCCTTCAATTGGTAATCCAGTTAGATTACTTCTAATAGCTTGCCAATCTCCATTTTCTAAACATTTTCCCAAATGCATTTTCCTAATGAGTGCAGGTAATACATGTGATTTTTCAAGATCATAATTGTCATTTCTACCGTACAAATTCGTCGGCATCACAGAAATAAAATTGGTTCCATATTGAATATTATAAGATTCGCACATTTTAATTCCAGCAATTTTTGCAATCGCATATGGTTCATTTGTATATTCTAATTCAGAAGTTAATAAATATTCCTCTTTTAAAGGTTGTGGTGCATTTTTTGGATAAATACACGAACTTCCTAAAAAAAGTAACTTTTTGACTTTATATTTATAAGAATTATGAATTACATTATTTTGAATTTGAATATTCTCATAAATAAAATCAGCTCTATAGGTATTATTAGCAACTATACCACCAACTTTTGCTGCGGCTAAAATGACATATTCTGGTTTTTCTTTTTCAAAAAAATCTTTAACCTCTTGTTGATTAATTAAATTTAATTCTGAAGAAGTTCTAGCTATTAAATTAGTATAACCATTATTTTCTAGCAACCTCCAAATTGCTGAACCTACCATTCCTCTGTGACCAGCAATATATATTTTGGAATCCTTTTTCATTAAATGCTAAATTAACTATTCAAAATAATTGTTTGTATAATACCCACCTTCTTTAAGGTATTGATCTTTTTGCATCAATTTTATATCAGATTGCATCATGTCACTTACTAAAGAAGCTAAATCATGTTCAGGTATCCATCCTAATTTGGTATTTGCTTTTGTTGGATCACCAATTAACAAATCGACCTCTGTTGGACGGAAATATTTTGGATCTACCGCTAATACTTCTTTACCTAATTCTATTTGATATTTTTCATTATTGCAAGCAATTACATACGCTTTTTCATCAACTCCTTCTCCTTTGAACTCTAACTCTATGCCTACTACAGAAAAACTCATACGTACAAATTCCCTTACTGGGGTTGTAACTCCTGTTGCAATTACCCAATCTTCTGCTTTTTCAGCTTGTAAAATCATCCACATCATACGTACATAATCTTTTGCATGACCCCAATCTCGTTTTGCATCTAAATTCCCTAAGTACAATTTATCTTGAAGCCCCAACGCTATTCTTGAGGTTGCCCTTGTTATTTTTCGTGTTACGAAAGTTTCTCCTCTCAATGGAGATTCATGATTGAATAAAATACCATTACACGTGTACATCCCATAGGCCTCTCTATAATTAACAGTTATCCAATAGGCATACATTTTAGCCACGGCATAGGGAGAACGTGGGTAAAATGGCGTTTTTTCAGATTGTGGTACTTCTTGTACCTTACCATACAATTCTGATGTAGAAGCCTGGTAAATTCTAGTTTTCTTTTCCATACCTAATAAACGTACAGCATCAAGAATACGTAATGTTCCCAATCCATCAGCATTAGCTGTATATTCTGGAGTTTCAAAAGAAACCGCTACATGACTCATAGCCGCTAAATTGTAAATTTCATCTGGTTGTATTTCTTTAATCAAACGAGTAATATTGGTACTATCCGTCATATCCCCATAATGTAGAAAAAAATTACGATTATCCACATGCGGGTCTTGATATAAGTGATCTATTCGATCTGTATTAAAAAGTGAAGACCTTCTCTTCATACCATGCACTTGATATCCTTTTTTTAATAAGAATTCACTTAAATAAGCACCATCTTGTCCTGTTACTCCCGTAATTAGGGCTGTTTTTTTTGTCATTTTGGTTTATTTATTAATTACAACTGGAATATGTTATATATCTTATTATCATATTGAATTATTCCATTTGCTCATTTTTACACCTATTTATGTTATCAGCTACTACAAATTAGAGGAATAACATATTAAATCTCCTTATTTCGTCTTTTCTTTAAAATAATCAACAACTGATTGAATTACATAATTAACTTCATCATCTTTCAATTCAAAATAAAATGGTAATCTTAATAAGTGATCCGTATAAAAATCACTCATTGGCAATTCTTCACCTTCATACTTATTTCTATAAAATTCACTTTTATGTAAACTTAAATAATGAAACACACTTAATATTTTTCTATTTTTTAAAAAAGAGATAATATCCCTTCTCTCATTTAAAGATTTACATATTATATAAAACATATGTCCATTATTTGTAGAATATTCAGGTACCACAGGAAGATAGATTTTTCCTTGCATGGCTAAACTAGACAATCCCTCATAATACTGATTCCATATATATATTCTATTTCGCTGAATCATATCCAATTTTTCTAATTGAGCATATAAAAATGCAGCTGTAATTTCA
The nucleotide sequence above comes from Aureibaculum algae. Encoded proteins:
- the asnB gene encoding asparagine synthase (glutamine-hydrolyzing); translation: MCGIAGKIFFDENRTVSLNELKKMSDVIKHRGPDDEGHYYNNNVGLAFRRLSIIDLHTGHQPLSNFEGTLWITFNGEVYNFKENRIALEKKGYKFRTNTDTEVIVNLYQEYGENCVDHLRGMFAFVIWDDHKKQLFGARDRFGIKPFHYYIDNEKFVWGSEVKSIVAAENVKSSLRLESLDYYFAYGYTPRNQSIYNEIQKLEPGCSFMLRPNEKEKLTIKKYWDITYTPDYSKSEAYWKEAMYEELSKAVKMRMISDVPLGAFLSGGVDSSIVVALMALNSKQPIKTFSIGFKEEKYNELKYAQLVAERYKTEHHEFIVEPESIELLPDLVKAYDEPFADSSAIPTYYVSKYTREHVTVALSGDGGDELFAGYSSYDKMISLHRKKYYPKLFFSLLNKMIPDHIYGKGMSYYLSKDKNNINAYFNLWKDYEREDLLLPDIQSRLAKNYSENLKINLIKTSNANFLTRMQQLDMKTYMVDDILTKVDRASMMNSLEARVPLLDHKFAELSFTIPSELKLKAGVKKYILKETFSKILPPEIISHKKQGFAIPLDTWFKGDLKHYANDTLRSSEKLYNYLGKPVVEKILNNHQKGIRDYSQKIWSLLFLDEWLKQNNI
- a CDS encoding glycosyltransferase family 4 protein — translated: MNKNKRILFTGTNGFPFGSAAIQRQIQLAKALLEAGYKVTVINNGGSHSKHITDRENMVAQGNFQGVDYIYCSIIPYRPTNFIFRNVLKKLGSLLEFFTIFYYKFFKNATHIFNNSIHLKKLKYYYFLSRVLKMELIYDYVEIMGSLGNRDKKQLQDIKNNFDTHFLDYTDKIIVISKYLENHVNKINQNKKKIKIPPIIDFSYFDTIDPKYKDVSFFLFCGSAVYMDVIKFIINAFTNSKSLGNDYHLKLVVNGSQEQLNQLHAYITQKECQNNIDILSKLTYIDLISYYKSARALLIPVSNNLQDMARFPFKICEYTASKRPIITSDSGAITEFFNDGKNAFIAKTDNSDSLTDKLNLIIEQPALANTVGLKGHELGVDVFNYKTYAANLKELLTN
- a CDS encoding GDP-L-fucose synthase family protein, which codes for MKKDSKIYIAGHRGMVGSAIWRLLENNGYTNLIARTSSELNLINQQEVKDFFEKEKPEYVILAAAKVGGIVANNTYRADFIYENIQIQNNVIHNSYKYKVKKLLFLGSSCIYPKNAPQPLKEEYLLTSELEYTNEPYAIAKIAGIKMCESYNIQYGTNFISVMPTNLYGRNDNYDLEKSHVLPALIRKMHLGKCLENGDWQAIRSNLTGLPIEGIDGNDTTTEILNILKKYGINHNQVNGSNNVSITLWGSGKPMREFLNADDMASACCYIMEHVNFKDVEPHTNEIKNTHINIGCGVDLSIIELAHKIKNIVGFKGNFDWNTKMPDGTSRKLLDVSKINNLGWKYQTTLDKGIKSIYNNYIS
- the gmd gene encoding GDP-mannose 4,6-dehydratase — its product is MTKKTALITGVTGQDGAYLSEFLLKKGYQVHGMKRRSSLFNTDRIDHLYQDPHVDNRNFFLHYGDMTDSTNITRLIKEIQPDEIYNLAAMSHVAVSFETPEYTANADGLGTLRILDAVRLLGMEKKTRIYQASTSELYGKVQEVPQSEKTPFYPRSPYAVAKMYAYWITVNYREAYGMYTCNGILFNHESPLRGETFVTRKITRATSRIALGLQDKLYLGNLDAKRDWGHAKDYVRMMWMILQAEKAEDWVIATGVTTPVREFVRMSFSVVGIELEFKGEGVDEKAYVIACNNEKYQIELGKEVLAVDPKYFRPTEVDLLIGDPTKANTKLGWIPEHDLASLVSDMMQSDIKLMQKDQYLKEGGYYTNNYFE